One region of Astyanax mexicanus isolate ESR-SI-001 chromosome 15, AstMex3_surface, whole genome shotgun sequence genomic DNA includes:
- the LOC103037462 gene encoding zinc finger protein 239-like, which yields MTSQTMSPNTLSSHSRIQESTGKKRSHQCSECGKGFFHQSELQRHQRVHSGEKPYQCLECGSCFTQLGSLQAHQRIHTGEKPYFCSDCGKSFNRQTSLQQHQRIHTGEKPYQCSECGKSFALQNLLQRHQRIHTGEKPYHCSECGKSFNQQSSLQSHRRIHTGEKPFCCSECGKNFRHKGDLLKHLCSHTGEKIYHCSECGKGFSGKSGFQAHQRIHTGEKPFQCLECGKHFTQQFHLQQHQHIHTGEKPYHCSECGRNFSHSVTLKAHKCTTGQKRYQCSECGKGFTQMGGLQRHKYIHTGEKPFHCSACGKSFNQRSSLQLHQRHHTGEKPYHCSGCEKSFTDRGALQVHQRIHTGEKPYCCSVCGNNFRHYSTFKRHYVKCATGEVETVIL from the coding sequence ATGACATCTCAGACAATGTCTCCCAATACTCTGTCTAGCCACAGCCGTATACAAGAAAGTACAGGAAAGAAGAGGTCACaccagtgctcagagtgtggaaaaggATTTTTTCATCAGAGTGAACTTCAACGACACCAGCGTGTTCACtccggagagaaaccatatcagtgctTAGAATGTGGGAGCTGTTTTACTCAGTTAGGTTCTCTCCAAGCTCACCAGcggattcacactggagagaaaccatatttcTGCTCAGATTGTGGAAAGAGCTTTAATAGACAGACTTCTcttcaacaacaccagcgcattcacactggagagaaaccatatcagtgttcagagtgtgggAAAAGCTTTGCCCTGCAGAATCTTCTTCAaagacaccaacgcattcacactggagaaaaaccgtatcattgttcagaatgtgggaagagttttaatcagcaGAGTTCTCTCCAGTCTCATcggcgcattcacacaggggagAAGCCGTTCTGTTGTTCAGAGTGTGGCAAGAATTTTAGGCACAAAGGAGATCTGCTGAAACACCTGTGCAGtcacactggagagaaaatatatcactgctcagagtgtggaaagggTTTTAGCGGCAAAAGTGGTTTTCaagcacaccagcgcattcacacaggagagaaaccgtttcagtgtTTAGAATGTGGAAAACATTTTACTCAGCAatttcatctccaacaacaccagcacattcacactggagagaaaccgtaccactgctcagagtgtggacgAAACTTCAGCCATTCCGTTACTTTAAAGGCACACAAGTGCACTACTGGGCAGAAACggtatcagtgttcagagtgtgggAAAGGCTTTACTCAGATGGGTGGCCTCCAAAGACATAAgtacattcacactggagaaaaacccttTCACTGTTCCgcctgtgggaagagttttaatcaacgtAGTAGCCTTCAACTACACCAGCGCcatcacactggagagaaaccgtatcactgctcaggctgtgagaagagttttacaGACAGAGGTGCTTTACaagtacaccagcgcattcatacaggagagaaaccgtattgctgTTCGGTTTGTGGGAACAACTTCAGGCATTACAGTACTTTCAAAAGACACTATGTAAAATGTGCTACGGGGGAGGTAGAAACTGTAATATTGTGA